GGGAGGCGTGCATAAGGGAGTTCAGAAACGAGTACTCACCCCAAAGGGAACCGGTCCAGACCTTGGTGCGCATTGCCGCTGTCGACATGGGGTCGAAGCAGCGGATCGCCTTCGCCATCGTACCCGGGTGGGATACTCGGCAGGTTGTCAGGTTCCCCGTGGACATAGTACGCCTCTCCCTCAGACGTTTCCTCAGACCGGACGCACGTTTCTTCGCCAAGGTCAACATCGGCGCCGAGACGCCCGGGGACCTCTACTTGTCGGACTTCGAATACCGGGGCTAGGGACCGATGGCCAACTACGATCCGAAGCTGTACTTCGTAGATGTTGGACACGGCAACTGCTCGGTGCTGGTCGACGAACGAGGCGTTGTCCTCGTGGACGCAGGCCCCAGGAACCACGCGAAGCTCTTTCTTCAGAAACTCGGCATCAAGAAGGTGGAGGTCGTGCTCATCTCGCACGCAGACGAGGATCACATCGCCGGACTTCTGGCCTTGGTGGCGTGCGAGAGCTTTGAGATCGGGTCCGTCGCCCTGAACCCTGACTCGTGCAAGGATACTCAGCTGTGGAATGACTTACTCTATACGCTTGACAAGGCTCACTGTGAAGGGAAACTCAAGTTTCAAACCTCGCTCACCGCATACGACCTAGACACCGGGCGATTCGACCAAGGTGACGTGAGAATCCAGATCGTCGCACCCAGCCAGTACCTAGCCGCGAGGGGACCGGGCTCCAAGGACAGGGCCAGACGCAGGATTGCGACGAACTCCACTAGCGCCGTCGTGAGGCTTGTGAAGAACGGAAGACCGATGGCCTTTCTTGCAGGTGATATCGACCAGACGGGATTGACCAACCTCGCGAGAAGCAATCGCCCCACTCGGGCACACATCCTTGTCTTTCCGCATCACGGAGGACTGCCAGGAACGACGGATCCGGCCAGGTTCGCAGCAGAGGTCTGTAGGCTAGTCAAACCATCTGTTGTTGTCTTCTCAATCGGACGCGGCGAGCACGACACGCCGAATCCAACAGTCGTGGCGGCAATACGGAGGAACCACAGGGGCGTCAGAATAGTGTGCACCCAGTTATCTGAGCACTGCGCTCGCACAGTACCTACTACGGATCCGCCCCACACACGCGACCACCATGCTCGCGGCAGGGCTGCGCGTGGATGCTGCGCCGGCACCATCGAAGTGGACCTCGCGCATTTCCCACCGCATGTGAAGCCTGACAAGGCTACGCACAGAGAATTCATCGCTCGGGCCGCGCCCACAGCTCTCTGCACAAAGCGTCCATAGCGCCCAGGTGTTTGTGTCGGACGCATGGCGGCGTCCGAGTTCGGCCGTCAGCAGCTAGCGGCAGCGGGCCTGACTGACGACAGACATCTCCGGCAGCCGTCAGATCAGAACGGGCTCAGTCCAAATACCTGGTCACTAACCGCAGTCAGCACTTCCGCCCTGCAGCCGTAGGATTGCCACCGTTGGATGGCGTCGAGGAGGCGGGCGCGGAGCGTTTCCCCTGAGTATTCGCGGAACAACTTGTCCACGTGTAACCCGAAGCCGCGGTAGGCGACGAATTGGCATGGTGAGACGCCAAGGTCGTTCAACACCTTCTTGACTTGCTCGTATCGCATCTCGGACCGAATCGCGGCGTCGCGGTAGTTGCTGTTTTGACTGTCTGAGTCGCCGTCCGCCCGGCAGGGAGTCGAACCCTGCCGGAGCGAGGCGGCGTAGCGATGCCACGCAATCTCGACCGCGATGTCTCGGAATCGCTCTGACGGCATCATGCCAGACCGTCCAGCCAATCGCTGTCCTGGGCCGACGCGTTGTCACCCGAGTCGGTCACGTTCTCCGGGGCCGTTGGCTTGGCGTCAGCATCTGCCGGCTTGGTCCCGACGGCTGGAGCGGTGGCCGCGATTGATGGCGCGGGGCTTGCGGTTGAAGCTCCTCCGGCCTTCAGACGTTGGTGCGATTCGCTCACAAGGAACTGGAGCGTGCGCGACTCCAGTCCGAGTCCGATCCACTTGCGGATGGCGAGTTCAAGGTGGAAGGCAAGGTCGCGACCGGTTCGCGTCCGCCAGAGTTTCGCGACCTCGCGTAGAAACCACCGATAGTGGATGACATAGTGGTTCGGCAGCCCCGCGCCCTCAATGAGCGGCAGGACCGAGTGGTAGATCTTCTCCTCGGCATCGGCCGCACCCGAGCCAAGCAGGGGGTTGTCAGCGCCGGAGCGAATCTCGTCCAGCGTTTGGGTTGTTTCCCGGTTGAGTTCAACCGGTTCGAGCAGGCTATTCATACAGCATCTCCTTTGCCGT
The bacterium genome window above contains:
- a CDS encoding MBL fold metallo-hydrolase, producing MANYDPKLYFVDVGHGNCSVLVDERGVVLVDAGPRNHAKLFLQKLGIKKVEVVLISHADEDHIAGLLALVACESFEIGSVALNPDSCKDTQLWNDLLYTLDKAHCEGKLKFQTSLTAYDLDTGRFDQGDVRIQIVAPSQYLAARGPGSKDRARRRIATNSTSAVVRLVKNGRPMAFLAGDIDQTGLTNLARSNRPTRAHILVFPHHGGLPGTTDPARFAAEVCRLVKPSVVVFSIGRGEHDTPNPTVVAAIRRNHRGVRIVCTQLSEHCARTVPTTDPPHTRDHHARGRAARGCCAGTIEVDLAHFPPHVKPDKATHREFIARAAPTALCTKRP